One genomic window of Magnolia sinica isolate HGM2019 chromosome 3, MsV1, whole genome shotgun sequence includes the following:
- the LOC131240439 gene encoding succinate--CoA ligase [ADP-forming] subunit beta, mitochondrial, with the protein MARGLVKRLVSQTLSIAGKWQQQQIRRLNIHEYQGAELMSKYGVNVPKGVAVSSVEEVKKAIQDFFPNEKELVVKSQILAGGRGLGTFQNGFKGGVHIVKVDEVEAISGKMLGQILVTKQTGPQGKVVSKVYLCEKLSLVNEMYFAITLDRTTAGPLIIACRKGGTSIEDLAENFPDMIIKVPIDVFEGITDEDAAKVVDGLAPQVADRNASMEQVKKLYKLFCECDCTLLEINPIAETSDKQLVAADAKLNFDDNADFRQKEIFAFRDPSQEDPREVAAAKADLNYIGLDGEIGCMVNGAGLAMATMDIIKLHGGTPANFLDVGGNASEGQVVEAFKILTSDDKVKAILVNIFGGIMKCDIIASGIVNAAKQVALKVPVVVRLEGTNVDLGKRILKESGMALITAEDLDDAAEKAVKATVHQ; encoded by the exons atggcaagaGGATTGGTGAAAAGGCTCGTTTCTCAGACGCTCTCCATCGCAGGGAaatggcagcagcagcagatccGCCGTCTCAATATCCATGAATATCAg GGTGCTGAGTTGATGAGCAAGTACGGGGTTAACGTTCCGAAGGGCGTTGCTGTTTCTTCTGTCGAAGAGGTGAAGAAGGCAATTCAAGATTTCTTCCCCAATGAAAAGGAG TTGGTGGTTAAAAGCCAAATTCTTGCTGGTGGACGAGGCTTGGGAACTTTTCAAAATGGATTTAAGGGTGGAGTGCATATTGTCAAAGTCGATGAGGTTGAAGCCATAtctg GGAAGATGCTGGGGCAGATACTTGTCACCAAGCAAACTGGACCGCAGGGGAAGGTTGTGAGCAAG GTGTACTTGTGCGAAAAGTTGTCACTGGTGAATGAAATGTATTTTGCTATTACTCTTGACCGTACAACGGCTGGTCCA cTTATAATAGCCTGTAGAAAAGGAGGAACCAGCATCGAAGACCTTGCTGAGAACTTCCCTGACATGATTATTAAG GTGCCTATTGACGTTTTCGAAGGTATCACAGATGAGGATGCTGCTAAAGTTGTAGATGGTTTGGCTCCTCAGGTCGCAGACAGAAATGCTTCAATGGAACAAGTGAAGAAGCTATACAAACTTTTCTGTGAATGTGACTGCACACTGTTGGAG ATAAATCCAATTGCAGAGACTTCTGATAAGCAATTAGTTGCTGCTGATGCAAAGTTGAATTTTGATGATAATGCTGATTTTCGACAGAAGGAGATATTTGCTTTCCGTGATCCATCACAAGAGGACCCTAGAGAG GTTGCAGCTGCCAAAGCAGATTTGAACTATATTGGTTTGGATGGAGAAATTGGATGCATGGTGAATGGTGCCGGTTTGGCAATGGCTACGAtggatataattaaattgcaTGGTGGAACACCTGCCAATTTTCTTGATGTTGGTGGGAATGCATCAGAAGGCCAG GTGGTGGAAGCATTTAAAATATTAACATCTGATGATAAGGTGAAAGCTATCTTAGTTAACATTTTTGGAGGGATCATGAAATGCGATATAATAGCGAGTGGGATTGTAAATGCAGCCAAACAG GTTGCACTGAAAGTACCAGTGGTCGTTCGCCTGGAAGGCACCAACGTTGATCTAGGGAAAAGGATTCTCAAG GAGAGTGGTATGGCATTGATCACAGCAGAAGATCTGGATGATGCAGCAGAGAAAGCAGTAAAAGCAACAGTGCACCAGTGA